The following nucleotide sequence is from Salvia miltiorrhiza cultivar Shanhuang (shh) chromosome 7, IMPLAD_Smil_shh, whole genome shotgun sequence.
TTCCTGGCACCTCTTAGCCAATTCCTTGGTGAAGTGAGGAAGTTGGAGGAGCATTGAATCGCGCTCCCACATTCCCTGCGTTACCATCTGACTTACTTCCATGGCAAGAAGGGCCAGGCTGAGCCAGCCATTGCTCGAAATTACATCAACCATGGCCTGAAGAAGCCTGCTTGCATAGATAAGCACCTCCTGCTGGTCAGAAGACAAATCTCCACCAATTGTCTGCCTGGAGAAGTGAGCTTGCAGTAGTGCATTTGCTTTGACATTTGGATCCGTGTACTTGGGATTTTCAAAGGAGAAGCGCTGATGATGTATTAACCTTCTTATCAACTCTTCTTCTCCAGGTCTTATTGGAAGCTGCTCGTACTCTGAGGCTGAAGCCAAGATTTCCAAGAGACCCTTCATCTTTGTTTTAGAAGTCAGAGAGGAACTGAAGCGCTCAATTGTTGTGTAACTAATATAGTAATAAGAAGCAATCAGGCCAAGATTTGCAGGGGCCAGTAAATAGTCATCCTCAACTTCAACACATTTACTCGCTTCTAGATCACTGATGGTGCTCTCCACGAGCTCGGACAGGTGATCTGAGAGATGCCTGTGACTGACACCTTGAAGATTGTAATAGTTTGGGTTCTGAGTCAGCCTTCTATAGATAAATGTCCAAGTCAGGTAGTCCACGGCATCCTGCTTGTTTTGGATGACCCCAACCACCACCTCGGCATTTAGATTATCATGCAGATAATGATGCAAATGGCTTTCAACCGGGAAAGCTTCATAGAGGAATTTCTTGTAATATTCTTTGCGTGGGGCATGACAGAGGATGACGCATTTTCCAGAATTGTCTACTAGCGGTCGACTGGCATGACCCATCATCTGCAGTAAATCAGTGACTGGATAATCACTATGAGCATTTTCTCTGCCATCATAGTACTGTGTTCCCATAACCACTACCAGATGAGCAGAAAGTGGGACTCCCCAACACATTGTACTGCTCATCACACAGACTTGAATGCAACCTGTTTCAAACAATGTCTTTACTATATCCTGATCTGTACTGCTTAGGCCTTCATGCAAATAACCCACACCAAACTGAATAGTCTCCTTCAACATAGGTTCCTTTATGTTGGCAACAAAGGGAGCCAACTCTTCTGAAGACTGTAATAAGAACAAGGGTTTTTGTTCACTATCCACACTTGAATAAGTCATCAAGTCCACCGCAGTCATACGGGCATGCTTCCTGGTAGGAACAAATACAATGGCAGGTTTACCGTTCTTAGCATGCTGCACAATTGCTGTGTATGTAGGTTTTGTCATGGCTTGCATCCTTGCTTCAAAATTAGCGATGTCAACACCTTGGATGTGAATTTCCAAAGGTACAGGCCTAACACCAGGAGGGAAATTGAAAAGACCGTGGGATGTAGCGCCAATCCATTCTCCCAAATCCTTGGCATTTGCAAGAGAACTTGACAGGGCAACAATACGAATCTTGTTCTCCAGCTGACTAGCAATGTACCTCATCCTAGAGACTATGACCTCCAGGATAGGCCCACCTTGACCTCCAATCAAATGAAGTTCATCAATAATGAACACACTAACCTGCTGAACATGCTTCCTTTGTTTCCATCGGCGAGATAAAGCATCCCATTTCTCAGGAGTGCTTATGATTATTTGACCTTTCTCGAGAAGTTTCAAGTCTGTTGCAGTCTCCCCAGTTAACTCAACTACCTTCATTCCAAGACCCTCTCCAAATTTCTTCTTCCAATCCTGATACCTTTCCTTTGCGAGAGCTTCAATAGGAGCAATATAGACAGCCCTCATGGTACTTTCAGGTCCCTTTTGATGATTTCTCAAAATAGCAAACTCAGCACATATGGTCTTCCCACTACCAGTCGGTGCAGCAACCAAAACATTGTCATCTGAGTTATACAGGACAGTGAAGACCTGGGTTTGAACAGGATTGAAATGCTTGAACTGTTGATATAGGGATTCATACGCTGGATTCCTCAATGCTGTAACGGGTAGGGGTTGCAAATCAAGCAACTCAGTTGGAGGAGGATATTTCTCAGGCAAAATGAGGTGCCTGAAAGAAACGGGGAGAACAGTCTGTGACCCTAGCCACCTATCAGACACAACACTGATGAAATACTGAGGAGGTAGTGGTTCATATATAGGAACGGTGAAATTCAGCGTGTGATCCTCATCTACATACTGCTTCTTCAACATGAAATATTCGTGATGAAGAATATGTTCCCCATCATTATCCTCAACAATAATCCAGAAAGGCTCAACATATCCATGGACCTTGTCATCCCACTGGAAATCCGGCGTAATTGTCAGTTCAACCTTCAAAACAGAGCGAGTAATGGGTTGAACATGTGCAACCAGGTTTAGTTTTGGGAACTGGTGAATACATCTATGAAGTGTTCTTCCCATTTTAGGGAAACGGACAAGTTCTCCGATCTCCTGTGAAGAGAGATCATAGTACCTTTCCCAGGACAAATCTTTCTTTTCCAACTTCATCAAGATTTCATTTGGAATACCATGGAATTGACGAAGTGGTGTCTGCACGCTCCACATTCTCTTGCCTATCATTTTACACAGTTTTAGAGCCTTCTCTGCCAATTGTGCCCATCCCCTTTTTACAACTATCTCAAATAGCGCTCTCATCAGACGCCCAGCACTCTGCGAAAGCAATTAAAAGTTAGTTAGAACTAGTTGCTGAGAGCAGCACGAGAAGATCATCCAAGTTTAAAACATGCACAAAGTCAGATAGAAAAGAGGAGGCATACCTGAGTGATATAAACCATATCAGATGTCAATGATAGTCCTTCAAGCTTCAACTGTGAAATATAGGCTTGAAGAAGAACATTAATTTTGGCACTCGGTTCCTCAAGACTCTCTTTGATTGGTATTGGGACTCGCTCTAAGAGCTTGACCAGCTCCATCTTCTCATCTTGTCTCACAGAGACGTACTTGAACTCTTCACTAAGGGAGAAGAGACGACAAAGTTCGATATCACCCATTGTTGGCTTCAAATGCTCATTGTACGTTGAAATAGTCCCGTGAGTTATATAGTAATAGCTAGCAATGCGACCCAAGTCCGTGACCTGGAAATATCCACTTTTCCTGTCATACTTCACAAGATTATTCTTGTCCAGTATTGTTGCTGCTGAATGAATCTGAAAAGCGTGGAACATTAGTAACATGTAAAAAAGGTATTCTTACTAAATTCAACAGACCTATTAAATCTATACCAAATAATTTTGAGGTAAATCAAAATGAACCATGCAGAATTCAACAAGGTAACAATATCTTTTTATTCTTTGATCAACAGTGGAGGAATGCTGGGGAGTCTAGAGATCTGTAAGGAACCAAAACCACAACCAATTGGCAAGTGCAATATGCCGCATGCTTGTTAGAGGTCAATTACGATTTAAGGCTtcattcataaaatatattatgattTATGACGCAATAATGATATTACAGTATAATCAAATTACTTATTCGCTAACACAGTATTATAACCTCATGTGCATTATAAAGGTTAAGTAGGTGTGTATGAACCCTAGGAAGATAGTCTCCTAAGATAAGTAACTTATTCAACTGCTACGTCTCAAAAACAGAAGCACGAGGCCTCAACCTCCTGCCTACCACCAAAAACAAAAGAACATTAGAAAAAGCAAAACAAGGTTATCAAATCTTCTCTACAGGAAAAGAAACATAGCTACTTAAACAATCTTCATTTCAGTATTCTGTTCCATTTAAAATCAACGGGCATACAATAAATCCAGCATACAATGCAAAATTAAAGTTTAGAAATAAGCAAACAGTCTTTTAAAGCTTACCAGATCAGCTCTCCTTTCCTCCAAGGTCTCATCTGTCTTCAAAACATCGGGTGCCAAACCATAAAGGGTAGGATTACGCACCATTCGAACAAAAAGGTAAGTGTATGAGAGCCATTTGCATGCTTCTCTAGCATTCTGTACACTTCCAAGGACAATCTCTGCATTTAACTGATCAGCCAATTTTGAAATAAACTGACTTTCAATAGGCAGCTGTTGATTCATCAAAGACAGATAATATTGCAGCTCACTATGCCCTGTTATAATGATTCCTTCACCATAAGTGTCATATTGAGGCCTTCCAGCACGGCCAAGCATCTGCATGACATCTAGAGGACTCAACTCAGTCCATGCTCCTTTTTCAGGATTGTAGATTTGAGTACCTTTGATAATAACAGTATGAGCAGGCAAATTAACACCCCAAGCTAGAGTTGCAGTAGAAACCAAGACTTGCACATGCCCATCTGCGAAAAGCTCTTCAACAATTTGGCGATCAGCTCTAACCATCCCAGCATTATGAATTGCAAAACCATATGGCAATAGGTCCTTAAGATCGCTGCTCTTAACCAGCTCTGTATGAGACTGGAGAATTTCACGACTTGCACTATCCTCCTTCAAGAATTTACTCAGAGTATCATTAGCAAGGGCCGTGTCACGAATTGCGCGGGCAGTTTTTGTTGTCTCCTTCCTTGAGTGCACAAAGATCAACACCTGATGCTTTCCAGCGACGCTGATCACCTTCTCATAGCAAACATCATTCATCAATTGAAATCTTTGTAACGGTTTCTTTACTGTAATCCCGACATACTGCTGAGCCAAAGGAACAGGCCGGTAGCTATTATCAAAGTGGAACAGCCCCTTGTCTAGTTTAACTCGTAAAAATATAGCAACATCTTCATAATTTGGAAGTGTAGCAGATAAGCCAACAAGCCGAATGTGCTCTTTAGTAGTTTCAATTTGACGAACAGTTCTTGCAATTATACTTTCGAGCACAGGACCTCTATTATCATGCAGAAGATGGATCTCATCAATAATCAGGAGTTTTACAAGCTGTGTATAAGTACGATCACCTGATTTCCTGGTAATAATATCCCACTTCTCAGGGGTTGTCACTATAATTTGAGTTTCCTCAATCTGCTGACGCGTCAATGACTGATCTCCACTCAGTTCTCTAACCTTGACACCATATGGCTCCAGGCGATTAGAAAGGTTGCCTACAACCTCGGCCACCAGAGCCTTCATAGGTGCGACATACACAATCTTATAATTGCTATGGTTGTAAGACCCATCATTATTCCTATTCAGACCAATTTGCTGAAGTATGGTAAGCATAGCAACATTTGTTTTCCCAGCCCCAGTAGGAGCACATAACAAGATATTTTCTGGTGTGAAAAGTGCAGAATCATAAACCTTACTCTGTACCCTGTTCAACTGGCTCATTCCTCTGAAAGCTGGTTGCGCCCAGTCGGGCAGGTCAGATATCTTCACAAGCTTTTCGTTATCAGCCAATGGCTTGGGCTTCAAAGCTGGTACATGAACTTCTTCATAACCCTTCTTATGATTTCTATAAGAACCCACTGGAAGCTCACATTTTTTGTTGGCCATCAGCAAGCCACCTTGTTGAAAGGCAAGGTTGTCAAGGTCAAGAAGTTGCCGCTGTCCCTTTAACCAACCACCATCAGCATCTCTATCAACCAGATCCCGACGCTCACGTCCACCATCCCCACCAGTTTCGTCCTTGAGTCGGCGAGCCTCCTCCCTAATACTTTTCTCCAAGTTCTTTTGCCTCTCCTTGGCTGTCGCTCTAGTGGCATGCAACTGCTCCAGGATGGCAGCAAGATCTGACCCTAGACCTACCATTTCTTCTTCAATCTCCTTTCTCTTCTCTTGGTCTTCAGCCCTTGCCAGGCGGGTGCACCACACTACTTTCAACCGGTTACGCAATAAAAATTTGATAAGACTAAACTTATCAAACTGTAGATGCACCAACAGCTTTGTCTCAACTTCACGATCGTCGCCTTCGGCAAGGATTTTAAGAACCTCTTCAGCGAGTTTCTGACTCTGTTGCGGATCAATCTTCTGGTCATACGCCTGTGTGATCTGCCTCTGAAGCCAATATGCATCAATATCCTGCACGTTCAATGTCATTCCCTCCAAAGCTTCCTGTTCCTCATCGTCATCAATCCCACCCATCTGCATGGCCCCAGAACCATCTACTTCAGTTACATCATCGTCGTCCTCTTCATCCTCGGGTACCATATCCAGATcactctcttcctcttcctcttcatTCTCCTCGAACTCCACAGCAACaccaacatcatcatcaagTCCATCATCTCTATTAACGGCAGTATCACCAGCGTCGCCACCATCATGGTAATCAGTAATGCGTTTCCCAAGGGAAACTAGGTCATCAAAAGTAGTGCTAGTTATGGGGTTCAACAACTTCTCAATCTCCTTTTTCTTCTCAGGATTCTTGATGGTCTCATTCTTGAGAACAGCCAAAATCTCATCAGCAGCACCACTGACAATGTTCAAGGGCTGCCCACCCAGTTGTTGCTGAATAACACTGAGCATGGCTTCATAGGCAGCTCTTGTTTCCTTGGTCTTGGGCTGGTAAACACCTTCATCCGATGAGGTGAGGACACTCTCCTCCTGAAGACGCCTCTTCTTGCTCCTCGGCGGAGCAGCATCAAGAGCAGGCTCCCGCTCCTTCTTCTTTTTAGATTTCTTAAGCTTCTCCTCCAACTCAGGAGGTTTATCTCTGTATGCCCTGTCACCGAAGGATTTAGGGTCAATCTTCCCCCACAATGACTCTGGCTCCCCAGTTGGCTCATGGGTGTCACGAGGTCGAGAGTCCGTGGTAAGAACAAGACTCGAGTTTGCTCTGTACTCATACTGCTTGAACCGAGCATGCGCTTCAGCTCCGCCACCTGGATGAGCCATCTTGCCCGTCAACAGTTAACAAGGTTCCCTATATCACAACAAGAATAAAACCTACAATCAATAACTCATCCCAAACCAAACATCCCAATCACGAAGAACAAAACTACCGAAttacgaagaagaaga
It contains:
- the LOC130995785 gene encoding DExH-box ATP-dependent RNA helicase DExH12-like; the protein is MAHPGGGAEAHARFKQYEYRANSSLVLTTDSRPRDTHEPTGEPESLWGKIDPKSFGDRAYRDKPPELEEKLKKSKKKKEREPALDAAPPRSKKRRLQEESVLTSSDEGVYQPKTKETRAAYEAMLSVIQQQLGGQPLNIVSGAADEILAVLKNETIKNPEKKKEIEKLLNPITSTTFDDLVSLGKRITDYHDGGDAGDTAVNRDDGLDDDVGVAVEFEENEEEEEESDLDMVPEDEEDDDDVTEVDGSGAMQMGGIDDDEEQEALEGMTLNVQDIDAYWLQRQITQAYDQKIDPQQSQKLAEEVLKILAEGDDREVETKLLVHLQFDKFSLIKFLLRNRLKVVWCTRLARAEDQEKRKEIEEEMVGLGSDLAAILEQLHATRATAKERQKNLEKSIREEARRLKDETGGDGGRERRDLVDRDADGGWLKGQRQLLDLDNLAFQQGGLLMANKKCELPVGSYRNHKKGYEEVHVPALKPKPLADNEKLVKISDLPDWAQPAFRGMSQLNRVQSKVYDSALFTPENILLCAPTGAGKTNVAMLTILQQIGLNRNNDGSYNHSNYKIVYVAPMKALVAEVVGNLSNRLEPYGVKVRELSGDQSLTRQQIEETQIIVTTPEKWDIITRKSGDRTYTQLVKLLIIDEIHLLHDNRGPVLESIIARTVRQIETTKEHIRLVGLSATLPNYEDVAIFLRVKLDKGLFHFDNSYRPVPLAQQYVGITVKKPLQRFQLMNDVCYEKVISVAGKHQVLIFVHSRKETTKTARAIRDTALANDTLSKFLKEDSASREILQSHTELVKSSDLKDLLPYGFAIHNAGMVRADRQIVEELFADGHVQVLVSTATLAWGVNLPAHTVIIKGTQIYNPEKGAWTELSPLDVMQMLGRAGRPQYDTYGEGIIITGHSELQYYLSLMNQQLPIESQFISKLADQLNAEIVLGSVQNAREACKWLSYTYLFVRMVRNPTLYGLAPDVLKTDETLEERRADLIHSAATILDKNNLVKYDRKSGYFQVTDLGRIASYYYITHGTISTYNEHLKPTMGDIELCRLFSLSEEFKYVSVRQDEKMELVKLLERVPIPIKESLEEPSAKINVLLQAYISQLKLEGLSLTSDMVYITQSAGRLMRALFEIVVKRGWAQLAEKALKLCKMIGKRMWSVQTPLRQFHGIPNEILMKLEKKDLSWERYYDLSSQEIGELVRFPKMGRTLHRCIHQFPKLNLVAHVQPITRSVLKVELTITPDFQWDDKVHGYVEPFWIIVEDNDGEHILHHEYFMLKKQYVDEDHTLNFTVPIYEPLPPQYFISVVSDRWLGSQTVLPVSFRHLILPEKYPPPTELLDLQPLPVTALRNPAYESLYQQFKHFNPVQTQVFTVLYNSDDNVLVAAPTGSGKTICAEFAILRNHQKGPESTMRAVYIAPIEALAKERYQDWKKKFGEGLGMKVVELTGETATDLKLLEKGQIIISTPEKWDALSRRWKQRKHVQQVSVFIIDELHLIGGQGGPILEVIVSRMRYIASQLENKIRIVALSSSLANAKDLGEWIGATSHGLFNFPPGVRPVPLEIHIQGVDIANFEARMQAMTKPTYTAIVQHAKNGKPAIVFVPTRKHARMTAVDLMTYSSVDSEQKPLFLLQSSEELAPFVANIKEPMLKETIQFGVGYLHEGLSSTDQDIVKTLFETGCIQVCVMSSTMCWGVPLSAHLVVVMGTQYYDGRENAHSDYPVTDLLQMMGHASRPLVDNSGKCVILCHAPRKEYYKKFLYEAFPVESHLHHYLHDNLNAEVVVGVIQNKQDAVDYLTWTFIYRRLTQNPNYYNLQGVSHRHLSDHLSELVESTISDLEASKCVEVEDDYLLAPANLGLIASYYYISYTTIERFSSSLTSKTKMKGLLEILASASEYEQLPIRPGEEELIRRLIHHQRFSFENPKYTDPNVKANALLQAHFSRQTIGGDLSSDQQEVLIYASRLLQAMVDVISSNGWLSLALLAMEVSQMVTQGMWERDSMLLQLPHFTKELAKRCQENPGKNIETIFDLLEMEDDERRELLQISDTQLMDIARFCNRFPNIDLTYDVLNSENVTCGEKVYVQVSLERDLEGRTEVGPVDAPRYPKSKEEGWWLVVGDTKTSQLLAIKRVTFQRKSRVKLDFDAPTEPGKKTYTLYYMCDSYLGCDQEYSFTVDVKEAGTLEEDS